GCGGTTACCTGCATACACAAAACGGCCGTCGGAAGAAACATGAATCGCACTTCCTTGGTTGTTTTCCGTAAAATCTTCAGGAATGGTGGAGATGGACTGAAGGATCGAAAAGCTTCCATTTTCTTCGTTGTATGCCAATACGATGACTTCCGAGCTGAACTCGGTCATGAGGTAGGCGATTTTTCCGTTCGGATGGAACTCGAGATGCCTCGGACCGCTCCCAGGCTTCACAGACAGGCTGCTCACCTCTTTTAGCTCTCCGTTATAGAGCTGATATGTGATGAGCTTGTCGATTCCAAGATCAACGACCGCTACATATTTTTCATCCGGAGTAAAACCGGCATAGTGAGTATGCGGCTTTTCCTGTCTTTCATCGGGGCCAGAACCTTCATGCTGGATAACGGAAGTTGCAGGGTGCACGCCTTTTCCTTGTTCGACCGCCAAACGCTCAACCGTTCCTCTGTGATAGTTGGCCGTCAGTACGTTGCGGTTATCGCGATCCACACTGACATGGCAAGGAGAAGCGCCCTCTGTCAGCTGGCTGTTCAGCAGTGTCAGCCCTCTTGATTCATTGGTGATCGAGTAAGCAGCAACGCCTCCCATATCTCCGTCCTTTTTTACGGCATAAAGATATTGATTGTCTTCACTGATCGTTAAGTATGTAGGATTCCCTAGTTGAGCTGCAGCTTTAATATCTGTAATTCTGCCTTCTTCTGTATCGAGCGTAAAAGAGTAGATACCTTTGCTTTCACCTTTAGTATAGGTTCCGATATAGCCTGAGTACTTTGTCATCGTGATGATCTCCTCTCTAAAATTCTGATTTCTTAAATTTTAACACAAGCAGTCACAAAGAAACCTGTTCGAACCCTTATTGTTCGCGCAAAAAAAGCATGATATTCATTCCGAATACCATGCTTGAAGGTTTTATTCGACCGCATCCTCTGCTGTCCAGGCTGCTTTTGTGAGCGATTTTTCCAGTTGTTTTACCGCTTTTTTGAAAGCTTCAGTGTCCTTTGCCTGCTGTGCTTCAACTAATGCAGGCAATGGCTGAGCAGCGTAACCGGTAGTGAGTCCCGGTGCAAAAATCTGATGCTTGAACCAGCTTCGGCTCGCGAGTCCCTGTTTGCTGATCAGGTCACGCTCCTGCTGGATCAATGCGGAGTTCAGCTGTTTCCATTGCTTCGGCTTCCCTTTTCCGCTGTTCAGAAGGCCTTGGCTGTAAGTTTCCAGTTGATTCGAGGCTTCTTCCCACTCTTTCGCCTTTGCTTTTAAGCCGCTGATATCCACACCAAGTGTTCCGCCTTTCTCCACGTCAGCCAACAGTTTTTGCACAGATTCTGCATACTCGGAGTATTGGAACGGAAGAACTTGTGCGTTGGCCAGCCTCAGGGCCATTAGACCGGTAAAACGGCCCGCTGCAGCCTGATGTTTGTAGCCAGGGTCAAAAAACCGTTCCACAGAATCGGAGTTATCGTAGGCACTGTGATAAAGGCCACCCGCTGCACCAAAACCGACATCAGCAGAAGGCACACCGAGATGCTGAAGAAAGGCCGTATAGTCTGAGCCGCTGCCCAACAAGTCGATCTCTTGTTCTTTGCCGTCGTTTCTGACGAGCATGTCATCATAAACGGACAGACCTGATCGCGGTTCTGTGACCTTTTTGGCCACATCATAGATCAAAGGATTTAGAGAAGGCACAGCACCGGCACCGAAAAACTGTCCGGCAATGCCGTCCATGTTAATGTATGCGACCGCATCCTTCGTCAGTTCCTTTTGGTGCTGTTCTGCGTATTCAGTGGAACCGAGCAGACCGTATTCTTCCCCATCCCAGCCTGCAAGAACAATCGTACGATCCGGGCGCCAGCCGTTTTCATACAGCTTGCCGAGGGAACGGGCCATCTCCATGATCGTGGACCAGCTGGAAATGTTATCACTTGCACCATACGTCCACGTGTCTCTGTGGCCGCCGATGATGATTTTTTCATTCGGATACTTGGCTCCTTTAAACGTCACCGTAATATCATGAATCGGTTTTGTTTCATACTCAATATCAAGGTTAAGGCGAACCTTGGAAGCTTCATTTCCGAGGTGATATTTAAAAGGAAGGCCTCCCTGCCATGCTTTTGGCGCCTCTTTGCCGCCCATGGCCTGCAGCAGTCCTTGTGCCTCGCCGTAGGAGATCGGCGTTGTCGGGATTCTTGGCAGTGAATTGGCTTTATTGGCTTGGATTCGTTTCACACCGTCGACCGATGCTTTCCCAGGAGTCAGCGGATCGCCCGGATAGCGGTAGATATAGAGGATACTTCCGCGCTGGATGGCATCTTTCGGGCGCCACGGTCCATCAGGGTAAACCGGCCCTTTGAGATAGCCGTCATCTTTCGGATCGGAATAGATTAAAACGCCTTTCGCTCCGTATTGGGAGGCAAGATCCGGCTTCACGCCGCGGAAGTTTTTGCCGTAGCGGACGATGACGATCTTATCTTTGACCGATACGCCCTGCATGGCCAGTTCTTTGAAGTCTTCAGGGGTTCCATAGTTGGCATACACAAGCTCTCCTTCCACATCTCCTGAAGGGGAATAGGCGTTATAGCCTTCTACGACTTCGTTTTTAAAAGGCGTGCCTTTCTTTAAATCTTCGGTGACTTTGAGTTCTCGCTGAAACGGTGCGGTCTGGGTGATGGAGATGCTGTTGGGGTGGGATAGGTAGACATCGTACGTGTGGACCTTCGGCTTCAGGCCTGCTTTCTTCAGTTCATCGAGCGCATATTGGACGCCGGCATCATTGCCCTTCGTGCCGACCAAAGCCGGACGTTTGCTAAGCGCCCTGCCATACTTTTTGATCGAGTCTTCCTTTACACCGTTCTGGAATTTCGTTTCAAACTCTGTCTGCCACTCGGACTTGTCCTTTGCAAAACCTGTCAGATCCTCCTCCTTCGTCTGTGCGGATGCATGTGTGAAAGGCAGAGCTGCGGATGCCAAAAGGGCAAGCGCCATACTGCTTGCCAGGTACTTCTTCCTAAGTGAGCCGGAATTTTTACGTTTTCCCAATCCTAAAACCTCCCTCGCTTTTTGACTATATTAGTAGATGTCTGTAAATTCAGTCAATTTATTACGTACGATTTGGAAAAAAATGAATCATTAGTCTTGCGAGGGGGTAAATGTTTGGTGCCAGGCACCGCTTTTTGACATATGTCAAAAGACGGTGCCTGGCACCATTTCAAGCTATTTGGATACATTCAGCTGCTTAACGAACGCATCATCATTTAGATGAGGATAGTCTCTGTACACCCTGTCAATTTCTGCAGACTGACCGGGGCTGAGTTTTTCTTGCTCAAGGAGACACCAGTTTCCCTGCAGCAGCCCTTGGCGTGCCAATACTTCATTGATGCCGGCAATACATCCTTTGAAACCATTGGCAGCATCAAAGAATGCAGCATTGGCATCCGTGATTTCCTGGCTTCTCCGGAGAAGGGAAGCTGGAATAACTTCGTTGTTTCGGACTGATTTGATCTCATCAAACAGCTCTACAGCCCTTTTCGTCCAGACTGCCCAATGCCCGAGCAAACCGCCAGCAATTGATTTTCTTACCCTTTCACCGTCCACCATCACTTCATACGAAGTCAAAAGATCTTGCACAATATTATCATCATTTCCGGTATAGAGAGCAATCTCATCCCTCCGCTTGGACTGGCAGACTGCCCTGATGACATCCAATGTTTGGTACCTGTTGAAAGGGGCCATCTTGATCGCGTATACGTTTGGAATATCCGCAAATTCGCACCAGAAGTCATACGAAAAAACACGTCCACCAACAGTTGGCTGCAGGTAAAAACCGAAAACCGGGATAATTTCTGAAACTCTTTTTGTCCTTTCCAGCATTTCATCCTCACTTAAGTGGGAAAGCCCGCCAGGACTGAGAAGACCCAAATCATAGCCTAGCTCTTTCGCCACGACCGCCTCTTCCTTTGCGTGCTCAGTCCCTCCGCAAATACCTGCAATTTTTATAAAAGGCTTCTGCAGCTCTCGGTGCTTCACTTCCTCGGCGGCCATACGCAGTACTTTTTCATAGAGATCAAACCGGGGATCTCTTATTTCAAATTGTGTCGTATGCACACCAACAGCTATACCGCCAGCCCCGGCATCCATATAATAGTTTGTCAGTCTCCTTTGGCTCTTTTCATCCAGCTTTCTATTTTTATGAAGTGCCAAGGGATGTGCAGGAATTACGGTTCCATCCAATAAAAGCTCTTTGATCTCGGGCTTCAGCATTTAAAAAGCCCCTTGCCTTTCCTGAAAATGGGTCGGTTTATTTATCGTTTGTCCATCCGCTTCCACCCATTCCGCTGTCCACTCAATCATCGTATTCAGCGGTGTTTTTGGATAACCAAATACCTGATGGGCTTTAGAGGAATTATTAATCAATGCGGTTGGCTGCTCCTCACCGAAAAAAGTAACTTGTTTATTGAACCGCTCACCAAACTGCCGGGCCAGCCACCGGATGGAAACCGTTTCAGGCCCAGTAATGTTTAAAATAGCCGGTGGGCTTTCACTAACATGCAGCGACCGGAGAGCATATTCGTTTGCATCTCCCTGCCAGATCACATTCACATGGCCCATCGTGACATCGACTGGATTTCCCTGATAGACTTGCTTGGCAATTTCCAGAAGGACACCGTATTTCATATCAATCGCATAATTCAGTCTGAAAAGGGTGACCTGTGTACCGTTTTTCCGGGAAAAATACGAGAATATTCTTTCTCTGCCAAGGCACGATTGCGCGTATTCGCCGACGGGATTGACCGGGTGATGCTCGTCACACCCTCCATGGGCCAGGGGCACGAGAGGATAAACATTTCCCGTTGAGAACACGACATGGCGGGAGTTCGGAAACTTCTCAGCTACCCGGCCCGGAAGGTAAGTATTCATGGCCCATGTGTAAAATTCATTGCCTGTCGTGCCAAATTTATGTCCCGCCATATAAATGATATTTCTCACGTCAGGCAGCCTCTGAAGGTCTTCCTCCTTTAACAGGTCCGCACTGATCGTCTCTATACCGGCCTCTTCCAACTCTGTCCGCAAGGTTCCTGATGAAAAGCGGGACACACCGATCACCCGCTTTGAAATATTGCCTTGACCGAGAGCACGTTTGGCGAGCTTTGCCAGTGTCGGGCCCATCTTCCCTCCTACTCCAAGAATCATAATGTCTCCATCCAAGTTTCCTAAGTCCCTGATCAAGTGTTCAGATGGCCTTGTCATTACTTCTTCAAGTTCATGTAACGTTTGCATCGTTTCACCTCGTTTTTTTATTCGTTCATCACTTCTACACCTCAATGATAAACCGCTTTCTACTGCAAAAAAACGACGTAAATCTGTCTATAAATCTCTTTTGGTGCCGACTAAAAAAATGAACCCCTTTGAGAAATGGGATCCATTTTAGAACTTATTAGTTTTTCAGGAAGAAGCACAGCGCCCTTGGCAGATCGTCCTTCCAGAAGATCCAGCGGTGTTCTTCGTCTTCCACATGATAATCAAGGGATAGCTCTTTCTCCCCAAACACCTTCATCATGCTTTTGTTGCCGTCATAAATATGGGCAATTTCCCCGGTAACCGGCGACTTAAAGTTATTCTCCCGCTCACCGACGACCTGATAGATCTTCCAGTTCGGCTGCTGGATCTGACGCCGTGCATCTTCCGCCATCTCGACATCAAATGCGGCTGACTGCAGCATGAGGTGAGACCATATCTCCGGCTTTTTCATGGCGAGGTAAAGTGAGATGACTCCGGCAAGCGAATCACCGAGTGATCCCATTTTGACCACGTTCATATTGATGGCCTTCAGCTTCTGCTGCACGTCCGGCAGCACTTCGTTATAAAAGAAGTCGGTAAATGCCTCAAAGTGCTCGCCGTCCGGATGATACACCTCTCTTCGCTGTGATGGAGATCCCGGGCTTACCGTTACCATGACGAGGTTCTTGGCGAGTTCAGGCTTTTCCTCCAGCAGCTTTTCAAACGTTTCCTGGAGTCCTCCGAGTTTCATGTAATAATAACCGTCCTGCACGAAGAGAACCTGCACATCCCCTTCCTGAAGCTGATCAGAAAACAGCCACTTTACGTCAATCTCGCGGTTTAACTGGCTGCTGTGCATTCGATTTTCGTTGATTAATAGACTAATGGGTAACCCTCCTGACTGACTGCTCTGTTTTATCCAAGAATTATCATAGCATGAAAGGGCCTCGCAGTTAAATTGCCCTATGAAAAACAATTCAGGACAGGCAACAATGAGTTTTTTGAAAAACGTGGTGAAAAATTCGCTGTTTCTTGTTTTACAGACAGGATGAAGCTGCTAAAGGGGGAAAAACATCCTAATTCATCATAAAATTCGCGGCTGAGAGCGGAAATGGGTTCCGAGCCCATATATTATTGATTTCTACCCATTTATTATCGAAAACGGCGCTTTTATTATCGATTCACTCCATTCCTTCTTCAAACAAAGAAAAGCAGCCGTGCTTAACTGTAAACACGGCTGTCTTTCGAACTATTCTCCTGCTCCCTCAACGGCTTTTTCTTTTTTAATAAAAAAGGTAAGTACAATTCCAATGAGAGAAAGAACAGAAATGACCATAAAGGCAATGTTCGCGCCATACATATCCGGATGAGCAATGTCAGGGAGATGCTTGGCCGTTTCTTCGGTCGTCGTCATCACCGTAACAAGAATCGCTGTACCAACAGATGCAGCAATCATCCTCATCGTATTATCCATGGCCGCTCCATGAGGAATGAGCCGTTTTGGCAGCTGATTTAACCCGGCGGTGGCCGCTGGCATCATGACCATGGACAAGCCGAACATTCGGACTCCATACAATACGGTGATATATGTGAACGATGTCGCCGGCCCTAGAAAGGAAAAGGCGAACGATGACACCGTAATGATGGTTAAGCCGGTTAGCGCCAGCCATTTCGCTCCGATCCGATCAAAGATCCTGCCCGTGATCGGTGACATCAGACCGGTGATCAAGGCACCTGGCAGCAGGGCCAGACCTGCTTCGAATGCTGTGAAATTCCTCATGTTCTGCATAAACAGCGGAATGATCGTTTCCGCTCCGATCAATCCCATAAAAGTGATCATTCCAATGGAGACAGTGATCGGGAAAATTCCTTTCGTGAAGACACGAAACTCAAGCATCGGATGTTTCAAGCGCAGCTGCCTTGTAATAAACAGCACGAGTGCTGCTGCACCCACCAAAAGGGAGATCACCGTACTCTTCGCCGTCCATCCGTAATTGCCCGCGCACGTAAACCCGTACAGCAGACCTCCGAAACCAACCGAAGACAAAACGATGGAGAGAACATCCACTTTCGGTTTCGTCACTTCTGTCACGTTTTTCAAAGCAAAATAGGCGATCAAAATATCAATAAGTGCGATCGGTAAGATGATAAAAAACAGAACTCTCCATGAATAATGAGAGGTTACCCAGCCTGATAAAGCGGGACCAATCGCTGGTGCAAAGGATATGACGAGACCGATTAATCCCATGGCTGCGCCGCGCTTATGCACAGGGAAAATCATTAAAAATACAGTTTGCATCAGCGGAAGCATGACCCCTGCACCGCTCGACTGGATGACCCTCCCAAGCAGCAGTGTCTCAAAATTAGGGGCAAATCCAGCCACTAATGTACCAAAAGCAAATACGCTCATGGCGGTGATAAAAAGCTGCCTCGTTGAAAAGCGCTCCAATAAAAAAGCACTGACAGGAATCATGATTCCGTTCACAAGCATGAAGACGGTTGTCAGCCACTGGGCACTGTTTGCTGTAATGTGCATCTCTTTCATAACTGGCGGTATCGCTGTGATCATGAGCGTTTGGTTCAGTATAGCGATAAAAGATCCTGCGAGCAGGAGCGCTACGATGGTAGACTGTTTATAACTTGATGTTTCCATTCCTTTTTTGAGCCTCATTCCCTTTTATAGTTATTATTGTCTTCATCTTATCTTAAACGTTTACGTAAAGCTATTGAGCCGACTTGTCTGTTTTTCTGTTTTTGGTGTCAGGCACCGGCTTTTGACATATGTCAAAAAGCGGTGCCTGGCACCAAAGAAAAAACAGCCACAAAAAAAGCCCTAGCAGCGTCAGCCGCTTCAGCTTCTCTTAAGCCCCATCTTCACATACACGGGATAGTGGTCACTTGGAAATTCATCGTTGACTTTTACATCAACGATTTCTGCTCCTTCTACTTCCCATGATTCACTCACCAAAACCCAGTCAATCCTTTGTTCTTCTCCGCCGCCGTTTTCGTCCGTAAAATCATTAAACGTTCCCAGGCCGCTGCCCTTCCTTTCATCTGCAGTCCGCCAACTGTCAAACAGTTCTCCGCTCCCGGTTAAGATCTCGTATACACGGCTGCCGGGATGAGTGTTGAAGTCCCCGGTCAGGATAACCGGAACACCACTCTGAAAACCCTTCCGTTCCTGAACCAGCAATGCGGCTCCTTCTTCCCTCGCTCTCACTGAAATATGGTCCAGGTGGGTGTTCATTACATAGAAGGTCTCCTTCGTCCCCCTATCCTCCAGGAAAACCCATGTGGCCATACGCGGACAAGCCGTTTCCCACGAAACGGAGCCGATTTCCGCCGGTGTTTCCGAGAGCCAGAAATGGTCAAAATCAACAGCCCGATACTTATCTTTCCTGAAAAAGACCGCCATAAACTCGCCTTTTGAACCTCCTTCGCGGCCTAACCCGATCCAATCATATTGAAGCAGATCCTCCTCCAAGCCGGTCAGCTGCCAATAGGTTCCTTCCTGCGTGCACAATACATCAGGGGTATAATTTTGAAGCAGTTTTTTCATCAGCGGCCGCCTCTTTTCCCACGTATGCGGCCCGCTTCCCGCACTTCCTCCTACTCTCAAATTATAAGTCATAATGTGAATGGTCATCTTTCCTCTCCTCCTGTCCTTAACTAACAAGCAAAAAAACCCCAGAGATGATCCGGAGTTATCCCTTTTCAGATAAGTAATCGTCGATAAAATGAAAAGCATAGATCTGACGCGGCCTTCCTTTGGAAGATAGCTTCTCCTCACCGACGATTTGAATAAGGCCGGCGTCCAAGCATTGAAGCAGGATGCGATGGGCGCTTCGGATCGTTACGCCAAGTATGGAAGCTATTTCCTGAGCAGTATAGGTGATCCGTTCTGTCCGCTTGATCTGAGCCATCATTTTTGTGAGATAGGTAGCGGTCATTCCTGTCTTTTCCGCTTTGTGTAGAAGAGCTGGGTCTGTGACCGATAGACTGTAAATGAGCGGATTGGACATTTCCACTGGTCCGATCACGCTTTTATCTTCACGCACAATATAGCATTGATTACTGCCGAATTGTATGGACTGGCGCAAAGCCACCCAAGCATGGTTTCCGGCATCCTTTGCTGATAACCCAAACCCTACCCCAACGGATAGAGACAGCTGATGATCCTCTTTTAACGTCTGCAAAAGCGGGATACTTTTGTATCCTTCCGACACGCGTTCAAAAATGCCCCGTGTGGTGACAAACAAAAATTCATCTTCCGCGACGGCCGTGAGGTGTCCCTCAAGGGCTTCTGCATACTCCAGGATCATCTGCCGGATGCGGGCTTTCTTTTTTTGAATTCGATGCCCTGCCAGTTCAAATTCTTCAATCGGCGGATGCACCATCCGGATCAGCCCCATGACGACCTGGGAATCCTTGTTCTGCCTCTTTTTACAGGAAAGAAGAGCCCGTTCCAGTGAAATGGTGATATCTTCTTCGGTTGGAACCACCCATTCGTTTGGGATCCCGAGTGTATGGAGTTCATTCGAAACCGCATTACTTCCCGTCAGTGCTCCCTGTGTCTTGCCTTCTTTAAAGAGCCTTTCGTGAAGACTGATGATCTGACTCCTTGTCTGAAAAACTCTATGTTCCGCAACGGGTAAAACATCCAGGTTCTCGTTTACTTCTTCAAGCACCTTGCTGACTTCCTGTTCAGAAAGCGTATCGACGGAAATCCCCTGAACATCCGGCATACGGCGCATCAGTCTGAAAAGGGCCCCATAAAGGCCGGAAGCTTTTAAAGGAATGTAGTGGGCAGGTACCGGAAATTCCATATGATCCTTTACAAGTTTATATCCCTCGTATCCTGAGAAAAGCAGCACATCCACTTTCTCCGCAAGTTCTTTTGTGAACGAAACCGCATCTGAAAGGTCTTCGGACACCTGAAAGACCGGAGTGAACGTCGGAAAAGCCTTGATGACCTTTTGAATGCGGTGAGCAATGACTGCAGGGGCAACGATTCCAATCACAATCTGGCCAGACATGTTCCATCACCTCTATGAAAAATATATTTTCTTCACTCATAATCGATGACCTTCGTCAGTACACCTGTTTTCCCTTGCTGCAGTTCTTCATAGGCTTCGTGGATATCTTCAAAAGGAATGGACTCTTGGAGGTAATCGTTGACCTGTATCCTGTGTTCGCTCAAAAGCCTCAGGAATTCCTCCATGTTGCGTCCTTCCGTCCACCGGACAAAAGCATACGGATAATCCTGGGCGTTCTTTTCATAACCCGGATCGTACCGGCCGGGTCCTCCTGCCCGTGAAATAAGGATCTGTGCTTCTTTTCCGAACATCCGGCTCCTGTTAAAGTCGGGTTCCACATCTCCTACGATCACAATTTTCCCCTTGTCCCTGATCCATTCCAGGCTTTCATTCGTCAGTGGAGAATGTCCCCCTCCTGCACAAAGAAGGACAGCGTCCGCCCCGTATCCGTTCGTTTTTTCTTTAATTCGTTCCTCCAGCGTTTCCCGTGTTGTCGAAACAGCCACCTTGGAAACCGATTGAAACAATTCCGCTCGGCTGGCATTTACTTCATATGGAAGGACATTATAGGCGCACGCATGAGAAATCTGTGCGATGATCTGCCCCAGCACGCCAAGCCCTGCGATCACAACAGACTCCCCAAACTGCAGCTGCGTCATTCGCAGCGCATGGATCGCGATGGCCCCTACGCCAGCAAATGCAGCTTCCTTTGCCTGAACATTATCAGGCACAGAGCAGCACAGCGTTTTGGGAACTAGGAGATATTGTGAGTGCCTGACATACGGAACCCCATAACAGGCAACCAAATCCCCTTTAGAAAAAGGATCCGTATGTTTTCCACATTCCACAACTCTTCCGGCGGCACTGTATCCCAGATACGCCGTGCGGTTCCGGCTCGACCGAATGACCGACAATTCGGTTCCGGTACTAATGACTGAATGTGCTGTTTTCACCAAGAGATAATGGTCCTGAACCTTAGGGATATCACTTTCAATCATCGTAATTTTCCCCTCTTGGGCTGCTACACTTTTCAATGCTCGTTCCCCCTTTCTCCCGCCATCACGGAGTGAACTGTCTTTGACAGCTTTGCCTCGATTCTTTTACAAAGAAATGCTTCATCCAACAGCCCCGATAAGTAGAGCCTAAGCTCATCACGGATTTCCTTGAGTTCTTTAAACGAAAGCCCAAGGCTGCTGTATAGCCTGTAAGTAGGAACAATCTCCCGGAACATCTTGAAACGGGAAGGCAGGTGGACCTGTTCGCCTCCCGTCCGCTCAGCGACTTTTTTTACGGCCGGTATACTCAATGTCTTCTGGCGGATTCTCTCCTGGCATTCCTCGGAAGCCAAAAAGTCCACCAGGAGTTTCGCTGCCTCTTTCTTTTGAGAGTTCTTGTTCACAGCAAGGCCGATCATAAGGAGCATCGTCCTCGCGTCCTCTGAATAAGGAAGCGGTGCGATGTCATAAGCAATTTCCGCATCTTTCATCTGGTTTAAACTGAAGTAAGAGCACATGATCATGGAAGCTTTTCCTGCTTTAAAGAGCGCTTCGGAATCCTGGTCACTGTCCGACAAATAATTCACGGCCATCTTCTGCTGCTCAACGACATGCTTAAACCGCTTGATGCTCTCGATAAAACGGCCTGAATCAAACTGAACTTCGCCATTTTTGTCCCATGTAAAGTTCACCTGATTCTGCAGCAAAAAGATCGGCCAGCGGTTAAGAGACAGCGGGTGAAAATAAAAGCCGCACCTTTTTGTTTCGGGATTCAGTACTGACAGCTTCTCAGCAGCTGCCAGGGCATCTTCCCATTGCCATCCGCTGTCCGGCAAGGCAATGCCATGCTCCTCAAAGTGCGTGACGTTGTAGCACAGGATAATCGGCGAGAAGAGAAAAGGCTTCACATACTGATCCTGTGTGGAAAATCCTTTATTTAAAAAGGGATAGATATCGTCCGAAACCGGCAGTGGTTCAAACATCTCTTCATGATAAGGCCCAAGTTCCTGAAAGTCGTTATAGTTAATCGTCACGGCGTCCACCATATCGTTCTGAAAGAAATCATAAACGGTCTGCCCGTAATGGTTGTAAGGAAGGTTGATCGTCTGGACCTTGATCATGGGATGCTGTTCCTCAAACCGCCTGATGAGTTCATTCAGGACAGCTTCGTTTTTAATGGAAGGATAATATCCCAATTTAAGGGTCAGCGGTTCAAACGGTCTGCTGGCTGCCACTAAATTGCCGACCCTTGATTTTTTGACAATCAGCCCTTCCTTCACCAGCAGCTCAAGTCCTCTTCTGACCGAATTTTTGCTAAGATCATACCGTTCGGCGAGCGTCAGTTCAGAAGGCAAAAATTCTCCCACTGGAAGCAAACCCTCTGTAATCTGTTGTTTTATCGATCCAATAAATTGATCAAACTTCAATTTGAATTGTTCTCGGCTCGTTTTTTCACTCATAACGCCACTACCATCCTCTGAAAGTTTACTTTAGACCGGACAACGCGATCCCTTTTACAAAATAGCGCTGGAAGAAGAGAAATATGATAAAGGTTGGAATAAAGGATAGGACAGAGCCTGCCATTTCCACCCCGAAGTTTCCTTCCTTCGTTAAAAGAGAAGCAAGTCCTACGGTTACAGGAAACATATCTTCACTCGTTGTAAAAATGAGCGGTGTCAACAGATCGTTCCAATTGGAGATAAAAGCAAACGTACCCACCGTTGCAATGACCGGTTTGGACATTGGAAGCATGATTTTAAAGAAGACCGTAAAATCATTTGCCCCATCCATGTGGGCAGCCTCTTCCAAATCTTTAGGCAGCGTCTGCATATACTGCCTGACAAAGAACACACCGAGAATTCCCCAGATTTCCGGTACAATCAGCGGCATATACGTATTGATCCAGCCAAAATCGCTGAACATGATATATCTTGGGATAATAAGAAGCTGGCTCGGCAGCATGATGACGGCCATCATGATCCAAAAAATCACCTCTTTAAACGGAAACTCTTTTTTGGCAAAGATATACCCGAGTACAGCGGCGAAAAACATTTGCGAGAATACGGGTATGATCGTAATGATCAAAGAGTTTATG
This genomic stretch from Fictibacillus marinisediminis harbors:
- a CDS encoding extracellular solute-binding protein, translating into MSEKTSREQFKLKFDQFIGSIKQQITEGLLPVGEFLPSELTLAERYDLSKNSVRRGLELLVKEGLIVKKSRVGNLVAASRPFEPLTLKLGYYPSIKNEAVLNELIRRFEEQHPMIKVQTINLPYNHYGQTVYDFFQNDMVDAVTINYNDFQELGPYHEEMFEPLPVSDDIYPFLNKGFSTQDQYVKPFLFSPIILCYNVTHFEEHGIALPDSGWQWEDALAAAEKLSVLNPETKRCGFYFHPLSLNRWPIFLLQNQVNFTWDKNGEVQFDSGRFIESIKRFKHVVEQQKMAVNYLSDSDQDSEALFKAGKASMIMCSYFSLNQMKDAEIAYDIAPLPYSEDARTMLLMIGLAVNKNSQKKEAAKLLVDFLASEECQERIRQKTLSIPAVKKVAERTGGEQVHLPSRFKMFREIVPTYRLYSSLGLSFKELKEIRDELRLYLSGLLDEAFLCKRIEAKLSKTVHSVMAGERGNEH
- a CDS encoding carbohydrate ABC transporter permease; the encoded protein is MNKVSKWTYVPLAVFGILFIAPFLIMLCGSFLPMKVPSGNPFLWITEEKFSLSNFLYIVVNAKFMKWIINSLIITIIPVFSQMFFAAVLGYIFAKKEFPFKEVIFWIMMAVIMLPSQLLIIPRYIMFSDFGWINTYMPLIVPEIWGILGVFFVRQYMQTLPKDLEEAAHMDGANDFTVFFKIMLPMSKPVIATVGTFAFISNWNDLLTPLIFTTSEDMFPVTVGLASLLTKEGNFGVEMAGSVLSFIPTFIIFLFFQRYFVKGIALSGLK
- a CDS encoding DHA2 family efflux MFS transporter permease subunit, with amino-acid sequence METSSYKQSTIVALLLAGSFIAILNQTLMITAIPPVMKEMHITANSAQWLTTVFMLVNGIMIPVSAFLLERFSTRQLFITAMSVFAFGTLVAGFAPNFETLLLGRVIQSSGAGVMLPLMQTVFLMIFPVHKRGAAMGLIGLVISFAPAIGPALSGWVTSHYSWRVLFFIILPIALIDILIAYFALKNVTEVTKPKVDVLSIVLSSVGFGGLLYGFTCAGNYGWTAKSTVISLLVGAAALVLFITRQLRLKHPMLEFRVFTKGIFPITVSIGMITFMGLIGAETIIPLFMQNMRNFTAFEAGLALLPGALITGLMSPITGRIFDRIGAKWLALTGLTIITVSSFAFSFLGPATSFTYITVLYGVRMFGLSMVMMPAATAGLNQLPKRLIPHGAAMDNTMRMIAASVGTAILVTVMTTTEETAKHLPDIAHPDMYGANIAFMVISVLSLIGIVLTFFIKKEKAVEGAGE
- a CDS encoding zinc-dependent alcohol dehydrogenase, which translates into the protein MKSVAAQEGKITMIESDIPKVQDHYLLVKTAHSVISTGTELSVIRSSRNRTAYLGYSAAGRVVECGKHTDPFSKGDLVACYGVPYVRHSQYLLVPKTLCCSVPDNVQAKEAAFAGVGAIAIHALRMTQLQFGESVVIAGLGVLGQIIAQISHACAYNVLPYEVNASRAELFQSVSKVAVSTTRETLEERIKEKTNGYGADAVLLCAGGGHSPLTNESLEWIRDKGKIVIVGDVEPDFNRSRMFGKEAQILISRAGGPGRYDPGYEKNAQDYPYAFVRWTEGRNMEEFLRLLSEHRIQVNDYLQESIPFEDIHEAYEELQQGKTGVLTKVIDYE
- a CDS encoding endonuclease/exonuclease/phosphatase family protein, producing the protein MTIHIMTYNLRVGGSAGSGPHTWEKRRPLMKKLLQNYTPDVLCTQEGTYWQLTGLEEDLLQYDWIGLGREGGSKGEFMAVFFRKDKYRAVDFDHFWLSETPAEIGSVSWETACPRMATWVFLEDRGTKETFYVMNTHLDHISVRAREEGAALLVQERKGFQSGVPVILTGDFNTHPGSRVYEILTGSGELFDSWRTADERKGSGLGTFNDFTDENGGGEEQRIDWVLVSESWEVEGAEIVDVKVNDEFPSDHYPVYVKMGLKRS